A segment of the Lycium ferocissimum isolate CSIRO_LF1 chromosome 5, AGI_CSIRO_Lferr_CH_V1, whole genome shotgun sequence genome:
GAGGCAAAAATTTTGTTATTTCCATAATAGTGCAATGATTTAGGCTGCGTATATCCTCATGTGACCTTTCTTGACGATCTTAATTTGTTGTGGCAATTACAGTTTCAATGCGACACTAATGCTGGAAACCCTTTGTGGGAAGAGGATGCTATCAGTTTGAGTAGCAGAGAAAAGACTTGTTCTACAAAGCTTAGGTAAACCAGTAATAATGGAATTTAGCTACTTCTCGAATCCTGTGCCAAATAGCCTATCAGCCTCATCTAATATCAGAATTTGTACCAatgatatggttgttggtgaGTGGCTAATTAGGATATAGTATGGTAGATATCACTACCAAATCCCAAACACCATGGACAAAAGAAAGATTGGGGAAAGTGGGAGGACTCAACGCGCAGTGTTCTATTTATTTACAGCCAATAGACTGCTTGTAAGAACATGTAGGAAATCAGagactagaatttttttttaaaaatataggAAATTAGAGACCACTTAAGTGTGATCATAGGCAATCATGAAGGTCAGCCTTGAGTACGAACTTATGATCTACAATGGAGATAACTCCTCTGGTAAGGCTGAACTTAGCATTACCCCAGCGCACAAGTGGAAGCTTTACATAAATTTAGCACAAAGGTATGTGTCTAAATTGTTTTAACACAGGGCATCTGACAGTTTACTTTCTATTTTGAAGTTTAATAAGAAAAACACAAATTATCACCTTTCAAGTAAAAGAACTGATACTTTTAAAATCCCAAGCAAACCAATATCtttaaaagtaaacaaataGTTAGCGGCTAAAAAGATACTGCAGCACTCGAGCAAACAAATTGATATCCCTAAGAAAAAATTTGATAGGTAAAagaatgataaagtagaactgatacccccaaaaaaaaattgataggtAAAAGAATGATAAAGTAGAATTGATACCCCTAAATTCCCAAGCAAACTTTatctttaaaagttaaaaaatagaTAACAACTTAAAAATCAGTTTAGCACTTGACACAGCTTTTTGTTTTTCGCTAAAGAGGCATGTGAAAGTAGAAACCTCAAGATACCAAAAGTCCAGTATATCCATGCACTCCATTATGTCATATAGCCTTCTAGGTGTCCCGATCAACAAATTTGCTCCTTCCTCCTCTATCTTTCTGATATTTGCCTTTACTTCTAGTCCCCCAACAAGAAGCATAGGCCTAACATTTGATAATGTCGAAATAAATGGTTGAGCAACATGAAATATTTGTGATGACAACTCCCTGGTGGGTGATATAATTATACCCATTACCTGCATAGGCACCAAAGAGACAGCTAAACACAAGAAGAGGAAAATATAGAATTAAAGGAAACAAACAGAAAGGATAACAAAAGCATATCACAAGGATCTCTGTTGGTGGTCATGCCATAAGCATGGAAAATTCGTTTTTATAAAGTATAACATGTGCGGCATAGGTTATTCTATGTCTTTTCTTTGTGATGTAAGGCGTTCCGTGATGTTACCTTATCCGATCTTCAACATAATGGAGGGATTTATTTATGTGTTGTAACTATTTCTAGGGTTGGAAGGCAACTTGTCGTTCCTATAATACCATTGCTCATTAGGTTACATGGTTTTATttaaaaggttaaaaaaaaaaaaaaaaaaaaaaagaggggggggTGTGTGGTGGAAGGGGCATAGAGACTCGTATGGCAGATCTGTCTTTCTATAGTTGAAGCAAAAAAGGATAAAAGTATCAAAGAGCAACCTCCAACTATACTAATCTTATAGCACCACCCAACTGGAAACTACTGCTGAATCAAGTTCAAGCTGGTACACCCAAGATCCGTTAAGTTTGAAATATTCCAAGAAAGAAACACCCTAAATGAACCAACTTGCTGCTATTAACCAGGAAAGACGGATGTCTTTTAAAACAACAATGACTAAGTGACTCATTTTTCACAAAGTCAATCAGCAGAGTCCACGTCTCCAAACATGTGAAGTGGATAACAGTGCCGTTGTCGTGCGACTCTTTATTCCCACAAGAATATGTATTTGTCTAAGTAAATCATTATGTAGTCAAATTTGAATGGCTAGAGTGTGGGTCAGCGTCAGATACGGAGGGGCAGAGAGAATGCTTCCGGTCACTCTCCcagcgagagagagagagagagagaacgcTATTGTGTGCACATTTTTGAATTGAAAGCGAGATCTTGCAACCACACCCCAAAAAGGACGCACCAAAGCTCTTTTCCTTTCTCATTGAAGCATGCAGCGAGGAATCGAAGGGATAAGACCCGATTCATCTGTCCTCTTGGACTAATATGAAACTTGACACGGTACAACTGAGCACAACTAATATTTAACATTCTAGTTCACCAGGATCTTGATTATATTCAGCAGGTATGCCTCCAATTGGGAATACTAAATTCCGCTGTTCCCTAtgaactaaatcagctttagttccCGTTCTCTATATGTAATAATAAGCTACAGCAAATCATGATAATGTTCAAAAATacacctgaactatcactttaTCAGCTATTCctttttctacctgaactattACCATCTATGTAAAAAAGCACACCTCGAAGCTAATTAAGCCAAGTAGCCAACTATCACTGCtccttttcctacctgaactatcaccatctactACTCAactaggtgtgttttaatacatcaATGGTGATAGAATTCAGgtagaaaagggaaaaaactgATAGTTGGGGTGTTaaactcgcgaaaaagtgaTACTTGAGGACCGTTAACTCTTATATTAAGATTGAGGAATAGAAGAAGGAAGGAAGAGTTATTACCTTGTGAGGTTTAGGATTAGAGGCGGACAAAGAGCGATGGAGGATCTCAACGAGAGGTAAGACGAATGCTAGGGTTTTACCAGACCCAGTGGCGGCGTCGACTGTCACATCCTTGTAGCTGCACAGTAATGGTATAGTGGCGGCCTGAACAGGAGTACAGAACTCGAAGCCCGAATTGGTTAAGGCTTCCAAAACAGGAGCAGAGAGTGGTGGTTCCAGGTCCGAGAAACGACTACTCGTTAACGCCATGCCCAAGCAGCCGCAGCACTAGTTACAGCAGTCTTGTTTCTTTTTGGTCTAATGGGGGCTCTCGGTCTGGGTATGAAACAAAGAGGAGGAAATTagttaaagggaaaagggtcatatataccccctctactttaaaatattatctataTTTACCCTCCATTATATTTTGAGCCATATATAGCCCAATCTTCAGCAAAGTATTCAAATTTACCCTACTCTTAACAGAGCTCTAATGTGGCAGTGGACTcatttaaaaaagagaaaaggatcaaatatatccttttactttagtttattggtCAAATATATTCTCCATTAGTCAAAGTAGTCGAATATACCCCTCTGTTAGCCAAAGCATACAAATATACCCTGAATGAATGGAAaattccaaatcatctcaaattACCCATTTAACAAAAATTACCCATGCCCCATCACTTAGACCCGATCCGACCCGAcccacaaaattattttccccacCCTAATATACCCCTCTATGAGACCGAATCTGGTTAGTGGATGGTCCTTTATTACAGCATATTCCAGCACCAAAGGATGCAATAACTCCCACTGTAAATATTAAACTTGTCATCACAAACCCCATTTTCTTTCTAATCTCaccattttcataatttctacAATAACATTATGATTTGAAAAAACTGGTTAATTGGGACAAAAAAGTGGCAGACACCCaaaaaatatgatgaaaaagataacttgaaaaatgaataaattataATACCAAATCTGAATTGATTCAGATTATTGGGTTCTTAAAATGGGTTTTGCaaatgagagagaaaaagaactGTTCACTGTTGATAAGGAGAAATGGTGATCTCAAAAAtattataacaacatatattAGTACAAGatttagtaattaaaatattttcaaaagtatttgatattttattttcttattttttcttcaaatgtttattattattattattattattattattattcttattattattttgtgggTCGAGTCTACGTGATGAGACATGAGTAATTTTTGTTAAATGGATAATTTAGGCTGATTTGAAATTTTTCATTCATTCAAAGATATATTTGTGTACTTTAACTAACAGAGGGGTATATTCAATTACTTTGACTGATGAAGAATATATTTGACTAATAAATAAAAgtagagggatatatttgaccctttttcctttaaaaaaaatgcctCAGTAGACGCCACATGTGTATTACCATTTCTTTTCATCCCTtttttaatactccctctgtttcaatttatgtactATGTCAAAATAAACTACTTATTTcctaatataaattatttacaatcatataaataattaaaatttattctgaatcataaattttaaaagtctatCACTTTTCCTTAAATATCATGCTCAATCAAATAAGttgacataaattaaaacggagggagtataaaaaaACTAGAAGAGAAGAATCAGAAAGggaaaaaccaaaacaaaatcaGAATCAAAGCACACCAAAAGATTTATCCATGAAAATAAGCAGAAAGCTATTTCATCATAATCCATGGAAAATACGTTTATTTCCATGTACCACACAACCGAAAAAGCTTCAAAAGCTGTCACAGAAGGAAGCTCGAAGAAATATTGATCGATTAGTTGAACAACTACACAGCTCAAATTAGGTATTTCTCTTCTTCACGGGGAGTAAGGCTAtggaggaagagagagaatgGTGATTATTTTTGCTGGGTTGAAGCCTACAGTAgtatttcttttgtttctctctctacAAATATACATGTATTTGGTTGGGATTGCTGGGTTTTCATCTCCTCCTAATCTAACTCCACTTGTGTTTGTGACATGAGTGGCTGACAActatcttatggcatgattgtTTTGCTAAAGATGTTATTGATCGACGATCACTACCCAAGCATCTCATCTTCTTAATTGCGGAaaattaagagcccgtttggattagccgaagcttaaagtactttttgagggatgaaagttattttataaataaatagttacgtgtttgaataaaaatgcttaAAGAATTTTTAGAAGTAAAGATAGTACtgaaattaatagaaaatataaaagataaaagagtaaaGTTATTGGTCAAATTAAAAtggtttttaagccaaaaaaataagttagggtAGAGCAACTTTttggttttggcttattttaagcactttttaacttaatttaagctgttttttatttttatcaaatgcccaaataaattaaaaatgacttataagctggtttgaccaacttataagtcaatccaaacgggctcataacATTCCGGGAGTCTGTGATAACTCCAGTTATTGGTGCGGAACCGAACAATTTGAGCTCGTAtttttatactatatataagcatgggttgggggatggtTCGTCGTCCGTCCCCAACTCAtgtttaaaaaacaaaaagagtggACCCCatgttaaaaaatatataaaaaaaatcctccaaactcatgtggaaaaaaaaaagtgaatatcatattaaaaaaattaagcaatataaaaaaaaatggactccatattaaaaaaaaaaagaagcaatataaaaaaaaaaacgtgcacccatattaaaaaatcaaacaatattcatgcaATTCCCAAAGTAttccattaagtcaataatagtggattcattgccatatgcgtatcaacccattagtggaagcaaatgaaattattgtacatcAAAAAACGTGGAcctcatattattgcttttcttcaaaagattaagtagtcaaaccatacaatttcttttcttttctcatattagcctgagatctaatctagctaTTTAACTGttatatttgctattccgccatgtcatttatttgttatgtttactaataaatataattaaaatatttatatttttatttttattcttactctaataaatgtgaaaagagattaatgtggtaaaagaaaaaataatattaaatggagatcaaataataaataaggtaaattagtcaaattataattctaattgacgtttcctaaaaaaaaaagtgcaaaagacaacatgacatgTAAAAtaagctaaaccaagaatattcaccaaaaattaaaaaatagtagttcttcgtttaaatagaaaattaaatttctactttgtttcgttttaaacatgtaaaattaatttaataatttgaattagaattatccaaatcaaaatttgataaaaaataataagtattgtttaggttcaatctacatacattaacaatagaatattttatacctttaaattaatcgaattaaaatttaaagtttcaactgatgcttaaatattgctattattttgtctgaaagagaggaaaatagtttcgttttaaacaagtcttctcttttaaaaaatattaataaatttttgcaaactttgtattcgctgcaaacactaatataataaagttttggatacggagcacaaactataatgttatattaatcgtgttttgaacatagtgtgtgtgtatatatatatatatatatgtgtgtgtgtgtgtgtgtgtgtgtgtgtgtgtgtgtttattagcaatataaaatatatatattatcactacccaaacaaaactacatacacatagatacactataatccaaaatGTTAGGCTCATGCCCAGCACAGGCATTGGAGGTGGTATCGTcgtccacctccaactcattaaaaaaaaaaaaaaaagtggacctcatattaaaaaaaaagcaataaaaaaaaaatagacctcatattaaaaaatcaagcaatatcagaAAACAACTACCCACATAAATACACTATAACCTAaaatgttgggcccgtgcgcaaAGACGAGCATACACCATCTAGTAAATTATTAAGCGCTTCttatgttttttcttcttcttgttggATTATATTGCGCACGGGCATACGCCATCTAGTAAATTATTAAGCGcttcttatgttttttttttttttcttcttgttgggTTATATGAATGATTAATAAGAAAATGTAGTAGTGTCTAAATTTGCTACAAGCTTCTTAATGACTTTATCTATGAATCTTTGTGTTAATCATTTTCAGGACAGAGCATCATAGTATAGAGGTGTTTAGTTGTGTCTCAGGCTGTTATTTGTATTTGAGAAGCTACATTGTTTGTACGGGCAAAATATTTGCTTATTGCATCACATGTtttattagttaattaatttctgtataaatcatataatttcagcTAGTAACGCGTAATATCACAAGTTGGCACACTTTGAAAAAATATGCTTCTGCTTTGGTTGGATAGGCAAAGGACTCATTATCTTCTTCTATAATCTAATAGTCCATTCGTCCTATTTTATATGATTCACAGGGctgttcacggttttggttaaaatcaaaatcaaaccgaaaatttaatcaaatcgaataaaaaaaccaatatttggtttggtttggttttaaattttaaaaaccgataatatttggtttggttatggttctattaaaaaataatcgaATAAacaaccgaaccaaaccgataaattatatacataaattttataattatttatatatataatattagtttttcttaaataattataaatattttatactttttaatcattaatttgatttttggtctatttatttcacatgattgtttaaggcccatgtttttaagaatatatccaagcccatgtctttaagtcttttaactcttttaagtgttaagtttaaacctactaacagaagctcacgttagagtctaatgtttttaacttaaatttttagcctttctttgtcagcaatttgattttaggttgtttcttcttctttttttattcgaatttatacctttcttttttcttgtctaaATGGGTCCTaagcttctaatatttttcatatgaaaaggacagaggttgtagatttggaggttcctaTAAAAGATACTTCAGTAACATCGGCATTTTTTAACGCAACTCAAGCACGTGGTaatgccctaatacttcttccgtgGATAATCCTCCTAAAAAGCAGAAAAGAACAACTCCTTATAGTCGAGACCCTAACCTTGGGGATAGtgatagaaaaacatctgaagtttgagatcattacacaaagtttttttaataaaatgggagaattgagggcaaaatgcAATAACTGCCCTAAAGTTTgagatcattacacaaagtttttttatttcatatattttcattttaattttaggtagtctttatgtttaattaatctgtatgtttgtaacaataactaaaagctcctatgctctactttatttccaggtatgtgtattaagatgacaaaaatggtgcagccactactaagttagtttttagctctatatgtaatagtttaaCAACTTTGGATAACTTGAGTACTAtactatcactaatagtgaaaatgttttacatgatgtatgttccaccttaaactataaataaaagtttatcatttgaaccaaaaaaaagacatgtctttttcaactttttaatggtttactgataagtctcatggctgctagtcataaaccgaaaaatcgaaccgaaccaaactaaaCCGACAATAttcaaaccggtggttattattttatttggtttggttatggttttagacatttaaaaaccgactaaattggtttggttatggttttaatcaataaccgacccaaaccgaaccatgaacacccctaattgacactaaattttaaat
Coding sequences within it:
- the LOC132056705 gene encoding DEAD-box ATP-dependent RNA helicase 18-like; this encodes MALTSSRFSDLEPPLSAPVLEALTNSGFEFCTPVQAATIPLLCSYKDVTVDAATGSGKTLAFVLPLVEILHRSLSASNPKPHKVMGIIISPTRELSSQIFHVAQPFISTLSNVRPMLLVGGLEVKANIRKIEEEGANLLIGTPRRLYDIMECMDILDFWYLEVSTFTCLFSEKQKAVSSAKLIFKLLSIF